Within Harpia harpyja isolate bHarHar1 chromosome 4, bHarHar1 primary haplotype, whole genome shotgun sequence, the genomic segment CATTCTAGGTCTAAGGGATAAGAAAGAGAACTCAGTTCTCAAGGTTCCCAAGCCAGGCACCACTCTTCTGTTCTGTCTCCTCCCAAAATTCCAATTATTTCTGTATGTGTGCTGAGTTATGTGGCTGAAGTGAGGGAAAACTTTAGAGAGAGTCAGTCTTGATGAAGAGATCTTTCCAATTCCTTTGCTTCAGACAGTTAAGGTTGGATTTCCATTTTCAGTACTGCCAAATTTGGCTGTGACTGTAGTGACTTCCAGGCACAATTCCATTTTTACTTAGTCTGTTTACAGTTTTCCTCGACAGTCAGTGATTGATTGTCCTGTGTTAATCCATGGTAATTAAcggaaggaaaggaaatgtgcTGAGATGCTTATTCTTGATTTACCTGCAGGAAGCAGTGTAAGCCAGTGTAAAACACAGGTGATTCTGAAGCAGCGAGCAAGATGATACAGAGTAGTGTTTTGTCTGGAGTGCTAAGACATGGCTTTGAAAGGTTGTGCGTAGTTTCAGAAGTTTGGTTATCTTAACTTGTTGCTTAACCAGGAGTATTTTGGTGGTGATGGATAGTCAAATCCCTTGACAGGATTGACTGACCATAATTTGGTATGTACATATCACAGCTTGAAGGCAGCTCCTAAGGTATACGGGTGGATTTAGACAAGCCAGAATCAGTTTTCTCATCTAGTTAAGGGAAACTGCGAAGATGACAGTAGTGGATAGAAGTTGGAGTAAGGCATTGTTGAATCAATCAGAAGAAATGGTTGAGGGAAGAATTTGGGTTTTAAACCTTTTCCTGCATTTGGGCATGGAAGAGGAGCACCACAGATAAGAATCTAACGCGTGTATTTCTTGTTTTTTCAAGGACCTGCCCTTCCAACTTAAAGCCAGTATGGCCCATGAATGCAGCCAAAATCGTAGACCACCATGACCTGTTGCCAGAAACTAAAAGACCAGTTGGAGCTGTCTCACAACAGGGTTTTTATAGTAGCGAATCTGTAtctgctgctgaaaaacagtACTTGCAAAGTGGTAATCTTGCATCACAGCAAAAAGTAGACGAATGTTATCACGGGTGTACTGGCATAGACCTTGAAGAGCAGTGTTTATACCCTTCTAGGAATGATCATGCCAACTGTTGCAACATGCAGACTAATGAGAATATTAAGACAACACCCATATATCAGAACTATCCATACATAAAAAACACCTTTACGCCCCAAGTTGGGTATTCAGAAGTAATCAAAGACTCAGGAGCTGATGCTTATTCTTATGGAAGGGAGAAGGTGTGTCCCAGAGGAACAGATGCACAGTTGCACCAAAAGCAGGCAGAAACATTTCTTCCACAGTTTCACAGATACAATGAAAATGCAGATTATATTAGATACACTGAATATTCTCATGCTAGTAAAGCAAAGCCTAACAAGAGCACCAATTGTAGCCTCCAAGAAAATAAGTTAGTAAATGGAACTACTGAGGCACCATCTCTGGACACAGAACCGTATACTAAATTATTTCAAGTTAAATCaggaactcagaaaaaaatagaagatagGATTTCAGATCAGCAGAACTTTACATTTCCCAAGGCTGTAGGACTTCTATCAGAAAAACAATTTGCAAATGAAGCTTCATTCTGCGCTGATTTTGGGCAAAAATTTGAATATGGACTGAAGTCTTTTGCAGCTTATCCAGGGAATAGTGACTGTGCAAATGGTgtagaaaagcagcagttttcaaaGTCTGATCTTCAGAATTCTGAATACTGTAAATCACTTCCATTATTACCAAACTCAGTAAATCTTTCAGCAGCTGCTAATGTAAGGCCAGCTTGGATGAACGTTCAAACTAAAACCGCTGCTTCTGTCCCCTTTCAGAATCCAAGTCCTTTGCTGAAACTGAATAATCATTTACCTGCTTTTCCAAAAAGTTCCAGTCattctaatgatttttttcagttaccaTCTTCAAATTTCCCtttaaatagtaatttatttCACAAGTACTGTCAAGAGAATCCTTCATTTTTTTCGAGTCTTGATTTTGGTTATAATACTGCAGAACGAGCTCGGTCTGCTGCTTGCATGGAAGCACTAGTTAGAAGTGGAGAAGAGAATGTCATTGAGTAtttaagtgaaaagaaattaaagcagcCAAACGGATTCTGTGACAATTATTCAGCTCAGCAGTTTGGGATCACTGAAA encodes:
- the MEIOC gene encoding meiosis-specific coiled-coil domain-containing protein MEIOC, which gives rise to MQNEENVELPQTYSSSLSTSDYSAPVDSSLLYAPWSTYGDDTKQPAASQINMKSRLQPERNDYGSETDLYGLVSNILEEQDKSQPYCAEGTCPSNLKPVWPMNAAKIVDHHDLLPETKRPVGAVSQQGFYSSESVSAAEKQYLQSGNLASQQKVDECYHGCTGIDLEEQCLYPSRNDHANCCNMQTNENIKTTPIYQNYPYIKNTFTPQVGYSEVIKDSGADAYSYGREKVCPRGTDAQLHQKQAETFLPQFHRYNENADYIRYTEYSHASKAKPNKSTNCSLQENKLVNGTTEAPSLDTEPYTKLFQVKSGTQKKIEDRISDQQNFTFPKAVGLLSEKQFANEASFCADFGQKFEYGLKSFAAYPGNSDCANGVEKQQFSKSDLQNSEYCKSLPLLPNSVNLSAAANVRPAWMNVQTKTAASVPFQNPSPLLKLNNHLPAFPKSSSHSNDFFQLPSSNFPLNSNLFHKYCQENPSFFSSLDFGYNTAERARSAACMEALVRSGEENVIEYLSEKKLKQPNGFCDNYSAQQFGITENMNKHRFQLKPRSKHYDLEGQKHADGLLQNMYQDLMESQGQLNLRQGSGDSNGINPVNCLQAPSFSNNGVMGDFRRKQQLGSSAFPLRSAHLFGRSIVPLMESRELFSHDDLKRFYPYFNDKMYGDNSFSGFVPAFGFQRQVKTRSGPASELHVRLEECYEQWRALEKERKKTESALAKNFQGKKVSSANNTLIPRLTSNPSRVDRLIVDQLREQARVVTLLGKMERLRSSPLHANISTALDKHLEVIHVVQSRRKDEIVNASNRQRQGAPRCQDDRDVFALALAIKDMSVATRKARTTLWCALQMTLPKSSAGKLDPEKALQETEQPEEKVCENTNNCGILNQRAEVSKH